In a genomic window of Cynocephalus volans isolate mCynVol1 chromosome 1, mCynVol1.pri, whole genome shotgun sequence:
- the DTYMK gene encoding thymidylate kinase, protein MAGRRGALIVLEGVDRAGKSTQGRRLVTALSAAGHRAELLRFPERSTDIGRLLSSYLEKESDMEDHSVHLLFSANRWEQVPLMKEKLSQGVTLVVDRYAFSGVAFTSAKENFSLEWCKQPDVGLPKPDLVLFLHLKLADAAMRGEFGLERYENGAFQERVLQRFHQLMKDTTLNWKMVDASKSIEEVHEEIRTLSEDTIRTAVQRPLGELWK, encoded by the exons ATGGCGGGCCGGCGCGGGGCACTCATCGTGCTGGAGGGCGTGGACCGCGCCGGGAAGAGCACGCAGGGCCGCAGGCTGGTGACCGCGCTGAGCGCCGCCGGCCACCGCGCCGAGCTGCTCCGCTTCCCGG AAAGGTCGACGGACATCGGCAGACTCCTGAGCTCCTACCTGGAAAAGGAGAGCGACATGGAGGACCACTCGGTGCACCTGCTGTTCTCTGCGAACCGCTGGGAGCAAGT GCCTTTAATGAAGGAGAAGCTGAGCCAGGGCGTGACCCTTGTTGTGGACAGATACGCATTTTCTGGTGTTGCCTTCACAAGTGCCAAGGAG AATTTTTCCCTGGAGTGGTGTAAACAGCCGGACGTGGGCCTTCCCAAACCAGACCTGGTCCTGTTCCTTCACTTAAAATTGGCAGATGCTGCCATGCGGGGAGAGTTTGGCCTTGAGCGCTATGAGAATGGGGCTTTCCAGGAGCGGGTGCTGCAGCGTTTCCACCAGCTCATGAAGGACACAACTTTGAACTGGAAG ATGGTCGACGCTTCCAAAAGCATTGAAGAGGTCCATGAGGAAATCCGCACACTCTCCGAGGACACCATCCGCACCGCAGTACAGAGGCCGCTGGGGGAGCTGTGGAAGTAA
- the ING5 gene encoding inhibitor of growth protein 5 isoform X1, translated as MATAMYLEHYLDSIENLPCELQRNFQLMRELDQRTEDKKAEIDILAAEYISTVKTLSPEQRVERLQRIQSAYSKCKEYSDDKVQLAMQTYEMVDKHIRRLDADLARFEADLKDKMEGSDFESSGGRGLKKGRSQKEKRGSRGRGRRTSEEDTPKKKKHKAGSEFADAILSVHPSDVLDMPVDPNEPTYCLCHQVSYGEMIGCDNPDCPIEWFHFACVDLTTKPKGKWFCPRCVQEKRKKK; from the exons ATGGCGACCGCCATGTACTTGGAGCACTACCTGGACA GCATTGAGAACCTTCCTTGTGAACTTCAGAGGAACTTCCAACTGATGCGAGAGCTGGACCAGAGGACAGAAG ATAAGAAGGCAGAGATCGATATCCTGGCGGCAGAGTACATCTCCACGGTGAAGACGCTTTCTCCGGAGCAGCGTGTGGAGCGCCTCCAGAGGATCCAGAGCGCCTACAGCAAGTGCAAGGAGTACAGCGATGACAAGGTTCAGCTGGCCATGCAGACCTATGAGATG GTGGACAAACACATTCGAAGGCTCGACGCAGACCTGGCGCGCTTCGAAGCAGATCTGAAGGACAAGATGGAAGGCAGTGACTTTGAAAGCTCTGGAGGACGAGGCTTAAAAA AAGGTCgaagtcagaaagaaaagagaggctCTCGGGGTCGAGGCAGGAGGACGTCAGAAGAAGACActccaaagaaaaagaagcataaaGCAGG GTCCGAGTTCGCTGATGCCATCCTGTCTGTGCATCCCTCCGACGTGCTGGACATGCCCGTGGATCCAAACGAGCCCACGTACTGCCTGTGCCACCAGGTGTCCTACGGGGAGATGATCGGCTGTGACAATCCGGAT TGTCCAATCGAGTGGTTTCACTTTGCCTGCGTGGACCTTACGACGAAACCCAAAGGAAAATG
- the ING5 gene encoding inhibitor of growth protein 5 isoform X2 translates to MRELDQRTEDKKAEIDILAAEYISTVKTLSPEQRVERLQRIQSAYSKCKEYSDDKVQLAMQTYEMVDKHIRRLDADLARFEADLKDKMEGSDFESSGGRGLKKGRSQKEKRGSRGRGRRTSEEDTPKKKKHKAGSEFADAILSVHPSDVLDMPVDPNEPTYCLCHQVSYGEMIGCDNPDCPIEWFHFACVDLTTKPKGKWFCPRCVQEKRKKK, encoded by the exons ATGCGAGAGCTGGACCAGAGGACAGAAG ATAAGAAGGCAGAGATCGATATCCTGGCGGCAGAGTACATCTCCACGGTGAAGACGCTTTCTCCGGAGCAGCGTGTGGAGCGCCTCCAGAGGATCCAGAGCGCCTACAGCAAGTGCAAGGAGTACAGCGATGACAAGGTTCAGCTGGCCATGCAGACCTATGAGATG GTGGACAAACACATTCGAAGGCTCGACGCAGACCTGGCGCGCTTCGAAGCAGATCTGAAGGACAAGATGGAAGGCAGTGACTTTGAAAGCTCTGGAGGACGAGGCTTAAAAA AAGGTCgaagtcagaaagaaaagagaggctCTCGGGGTCGAGGCAGGAGGACGTCAGAAGAAGACActccaaagaaaaagaagcataaaGCAGG GTCCGAGTTCGCTGATGCCATCCTGTCTGTGCATCCCTCCGACGTGCTGGACATGCCCGTGGATCCAAACGAGCCCACGTACTGCCTGTGCCACCAGGTGTCCTACGGGGAGATGATCGGCTGTGACAATCCGGAT TGTCCAATCGAGTGGTTTCACTTTGCCTGCGTGGACCTTACGACGAAACCCAAAGGAAAATG